The Streptomyces achromogenes genome window below encodes:
- a CDS encoding HelD family protein: MTAPDLDTALHAERAHHDACRAAFAAMVAGADLQVATGEDVSASGADAEVLGYQLRSHAKALHELPEGPLFFGRLDFAHGTGGAHEGLAHHIGRLRVSEHPAAPPLVVDWRAPVSRAFYQASVRDPQGVAVRRRFGWALGSRGDSADLTGLEDERLDGGSGNASGGGVNPSAGVGGPGGGIVAREIERPRVGPMRDIAATIQPEQDDLVRGDLAVSVCVQGAPGTGKTAVGLHRAAYLLYTHPRRIRRGGLLILGPHRAFLSYIAEVLPSLGETGVRQSTLQDEIAAGHRLTGTDPERTAAVKHDPRMAEVLRRAVYGRVAADRAEDLHIPEGSGHRRIAGRVLTEIVATVLAEEPPYDTGRERVRARIVRRIQEQVERRSGPRPASWTRRIERAAPVSACVERVWPKARPAEVLARLLTDPQELARAADGLLDPDEQRALHWPRPPRTPKSARWSAADLVLLDEIAGLLDHPRGYGHVVVDEAQDLSPMECRAVARRVRFGSLTVLGDLAQGTTDWAASSWQVQLTHLGKPDATIVPLTTGFRVPAAVLALADRLLDRLDAEVPRARSLRRDGALRVRRADGDLPSAVAAAVRDALTHEGSVGVIAADSQADAIREALTASGVPAAGPQDPPARVTVVPATLVKGLEYDHVVAVEPAAVAESEHRGLNRLYVVLTRAVSRLDVVHERALPWEAEG, encoded by the coding sequence ATGACGGCACCCGACCTCGACACCGCCCTTCACGCCGAACGTGCCCACCACGACGCCTGCCGGGCCGCCTTCGCCGCCATGGTCGCGGGCGCCGACCTCCAGGTGGCCACCGGCGAGGACGTCTCCGCCTCCGGCGCCGACGCCGAAGTCCTCGGCTACCAGCTGCGCAGCCATGCCAAAGCCCTGCACGAACTGCCGGAAGGCCCGCTGTTCTTCGGTCGGCTCGACTTCGCGCACGGCACGGGCGGCGCGCACGAGGGCCTCGCCCACCACATCGGACGGCTCCGCGTCAGCGAGCACCCGGCCGCCCCGCCGCTCGTCGTCGACTGGCGCGCCCCCGTCTCCCGCGCCTTCTACCAGGCGAGCGTCCGCGACCCGCAGGGCGTGGCCGTACGGCGACGGTTCGGCTGGGCCCTGGGCAGCCGGGGCGACTCCGCCGACCTGACGGGCCTGGAGGACGAACGGCTGGACGGGGGCAGCGGGAACGCGAGCGGGGGCGGCGTGAACCCGAGCGCCGGCGTCGGCGGGCCGGGCGGCGGCATCGTCGCGCGCGAGATCGAACGCCCCCGGGTGGGCCCCATGCGGGACATCGCCGCGACCATCCAGCCCGAGCAGGACGACCTCGTGCGCGGGGACCTCGCCGTATCGGTGTGCGTGCAGGGCGCCCCCGGCACCGGCAAGACCGCGGTCGGCCTGCACCGGGCGGCCTATCTCCTCTACACCCACCCGCGCCGCATCCGGCGCGGCGGTCTGCTGATCCTGGGCCCCCACCGCGCCTTCCTCTCCTACATCGCCGAGGTGCTCCCCTCCCTCGGTGAGACCGGCGTCCGCCAGTCGACGCTCCAGGACGAGATCGCCGCCGGCCACCGGCTGACCGGCACCGACCCCGAGCGGACCGCCGCCGTCAAGCACGACCCGCGGATGGCCGAGGTGCTGCGGCGGGCCGTGTACGGACGGGTGGCGGCCGACCGCGCCGAGGACCTGCACATCCCGGAGGGCTCCGGTCACCGGCGCATCGCCGGCCGGGTGCTGACGGAGATCGTCGCCACCGTGCTGGCCGAGGAGCCGCCCTACGACACCGGCCGTGAGCGGGTACGGGCCCGGATCGTGCGCCGGATCCAGGAACAGGTGGAACGCCGCAGCGGGCCCCGTCCGGCCTCCTGGACGCGCCGGATCGAACGGGCCGCGCCGGTGAGCGCCTGCGTGGAGAGGGTGTGGCCGAAGGCGCGGCCGGCGGAGGTGCTGGCCCGGCTCCTCACCGACCCGCAGGAACTGGCCCGGGCCGCGGACGGCCTCCTGGACCCCGACGAACAGCGGGCCCTGCACTGGCCGCGCCCGCCCCGCACCCCGAAGTCGGCACGCTGGTCGGCCGCCGACCTCGTCCTCCTCGACGAGATCGCCGGCCTGCTGGACCATCCACGGGGATACGGTCATGTCGTCGTCGACGAGGCCCAGGACCTCTCGCCGATGGAGTGCCGGGCCGTCGCCCGCCGGGTCCGCTTCGGCTCGCTCACGGTCCTCGGCGACCTGGCCCAGGGCACCACGGACTGGGCGGCGTCCTCCTGGCAGGTCCAGCTGACCCACCTGGGCAAGCCGGACGCCACGATCGTGCCGCTGACCACGGGCTTCCGCGTCCCGGCCGCCGTGCTCGCCCTCGCGGACCGCCTCCTGGACCGCCTCGACGCCGAGGTGCCCCGGGCCCGCTCCCTGCGCCGGGACGGCGCACTGCGCGTGCGGCGGGCCGACGGCGACCTCCCGTCCGCGGTCGCCGCCGCCGTCCGCGACGCGCTCACCCACGAGGGCTCGGTCGGCGTCATCGCCGCGGACTCCCAGGCCGACGCGATCCGTGAGGCCCTCACCGCGTCCGGCGTCCCGGCCGCCGGCCCGCAGGACCCGCCCGCCCGGGTGACGGTGGTCCCCGCGACCCTCGTCAAGGGCCTGGAGTACGACCACGTCGTCGCCGTCGAACCGGCGGCCGTCGCGGAGTCGGAGCACCGCGGCCTGAACCGCCTCTACGTGGTCCTCACCCGCGCGGTCTCCCGCCTGGACGTGGTGCACGAACGGGCCCTGCCGTGGGAGGCGGAGGGCTGA
- a CDS encoding TetR/AcrR family transcriptional regulator — protein sequence MSATGLRERKRQRMYRAVSEVAVRLFLERGFDAVSVAEVAAAAEISKPTLFRYFPTKEDLVLHQIADHEGEAARVVAGARAEGVAPLVALRRHFLDGLAAEDPVTGLNDHPHVRAFYDLLYGTPSLVARLHGYLERSEAALAEALADDLPTALDARLAAGQIIAVRRILAEYTWRRVAAGERLEDVRGDAVAAAERAFGMLETGLPQLARTSLAE from the coding sequence ATGAGTGCGACCGGGCTGCGTGAGCGCAAGAGGCAGCGGATGTACAGGGCCGTGTCGGAGGTCGCCGTCCGGCTCTTTCTCGAGCGCGGCTTCGACGCGGTGTCCGTCGCCGAGGTGGCCGCCGCGGCCGAGATCTCCAAGCCGACCCTGTTCCGGTACTTCCCGACCAAGGAGGATCTGGTCCTGCACCAGATCGCCGATCACGAGGGGGAGGCGGCACGCGTCGTCGCCGGGGCGCGCGCCGAGGGGGTCGCGCCGCTCGTCGCCCTGCGCCGGCACTTCCTCGACGGGCTGGCCGCCGAGGACCCCGTCACCGGCCTCAACGACCACCCGCACGTGCGGGCCTTCTACGACCTCCTCTACGGCACCCCCTCCCTCGTCGCCCGGCTGCACGGCTATCTGGAGCGTTCGGAGGCGGCCCTCGCCGAGGCCCTCGCGGACGACCTGCCCACCGCCCTCGACGCCCGGCTGGCGGCCGGCCAGATCATCGCCGTCCGACGGATCCTCGCCGAGTACACCTGGCGCCGGGTCGCGGCGGGCGAGCGGCTGGAGGATGTGCGGGGGGACGCGGTGGCCGCGGCCGAGCGGGCCTTCGGCATGTTGGAAACGGGGCTGCCGCAACTCGCCCGTACCTCCCTTGCCGAATAG
- a CDS encoding aminoglycoside phosphotransferase family protein, translating into MSTRESSGHHNRNYVLPLTDDVAPLVGRAPGTSVVVRTRRSDALPVVIRTWQDEAAILKAVQGVLPHAPECLVKAHGYALHSYVEGVPLSTVCGNGKPVDTLLLRALAGLLGQMTQVRRQALPPLPGSWPANHTDGQGFLKTLAHCADEQIRKPNWAEFGGLFKALGISDDALLRFAERVPAMTRRPYSLLHADLHRDNVIVSYDGAPPLVCVDWELATWGDPLHDLATHLVRMHYPDHQWEEVIDAWAEAICRFRPGAAKGYGKDLRHYLAFERAQSVYPDVMRAARSLQESCTGKSLDEATVEVRRALIAAEEPLRLRNVPAEGEIGRALFRWRVSRRDRVVSDQDWSRKAFGWTPDPRLPENPRFPGSAVLEALAVEGAAPAHRVFKGTAHLNSVVLVQGMRTPVVVRRKLPDVSRREPRYLSEHVVLQAIQKSRVRVAAPEVLALGTSYPDDQLSIHTYEGTHIDRPPVHPVDGLRPHEADALVDQLCELARVDHVLIDPQAGHVDFCEWLKEQLVGLVRDLPKKSLQLARTLGLPDEQRLREILFRHRVSRRAPALLHGDLNPWNLVRRDDALALTIIDWEMALVGDPLYDLVRHMHLTPTRPEIRERMFLRWQRQLAPEYTRDSEKDWTVYRRIEVIRSAYIDLDRLATGSGLDAPNVRRAVNSYADTLATAIASLGLSLPAAANPYLARALA; encoded by the coding sequence GTGTCGACCCGGGAGTCCAGCGGCCACCACAATCGCAACTACGTGCTGCCGCTGACGGATGACGTCGCCCCGCTCGTGGGCCGCGCCCCCGGCACCTCGGTGGTCGTGCGCACCCGGCGCTCCGACGCGCTGCCGGTGGTGATCAGGACCTGGCAGGACGAGGCGGCCATCCTGAAAGCCGTCCAGGGCGTCCTGCCGCACGCGCCGGAATGCCTGGTCAAAGCGCACGGCTACGCCCTTCACAGCTATGTGGAGGGCGTTCCGCTCTCCACCGTCTGCGGAAACGGTAAGCCTGTCGACACCCTGCTGCTCAGGGCGCTCGCCGGTCTCCTGGGACAGATGACCCAGGTGCGGCGGCAGGCCCTGCCGCCGCTGCCGGGTTCCTGGCCTGCCAACCACACTGACGGCCAGGGCTTCCTGAAGACCTTGGCCCACTGCGCCGACGAACAGATCCGCAAGCCCAACTGGGCCGAGTTCGGCGGTCTGTTCAAGGCGCTGGGCATCTCCGACGACGCCCTGCTCCGCTTCGCCGAGCGAGTGCCCGCGATGACCCGGCGGCCGTACAGCCTGCTCCACGCGGATCTGCACCGGGACAACGTGATCGTGTCGTACGACGGCGCACCGCCCCTGGTCTGCGTCGACTGGGAGCTGGCGACCTGGGGAGACCCGCTGCACGACCTCGCCACACATCTGGTGCGCATGCACTACCCGGATCACCAGTGGGAGGAGGTGATCGACGCGTGGGCGGAGGCCATCTGCCGTTTCCGGCCCGGCGCCGCCAAGGGTTACGGCAAGGATCTGCGCCACTATCTGGCCTTCGAGCGGGCCCAGTCGGTCTATCCGGACGTGATGCGTGCCGCGCGGTCGCTGCAGGAGTCGTGCACCGGCAAGAGCCTCGACGAGGCGACGGTGGAGGTGCGCCGGGCGCTGATCGCGGCGGAGGAGCCACTGCGACTGCGGAACGTCCCGGCGGAGGGCGAGATCGGACGTGCGCTGTTCCGGTGGCGGGTGTCGCGGCGCGACAGGGTGGTGAGCGACCAGGACTGGAGCAGGAAGGCCTTCGGCTGGACGCCGGATCCGCGCCTTCCCGAGAACCCCCGCTTCCCGGGGTCCGCTGTGCTGGAGGCACTGGCCGTGGAGGGAGCAGCTCCGGCGCACCGGGTCTTCAAGGGAACCGCGCACCTCAACTCGGTGGTCCTGGTGCAGGGCATGCGGACTCCTGTGGTCGTGCGGCGCAAACTGCCGGACGTCTCGCGCCGGGAGCCCAGATACCTGAGTGAGCATGTCGTCCTGCAGGCGATCCAGAAGTCGCGCGTCCGGGTGGCGGCGCCCGAGGTCCTTGCGCTGGGGACGAGCTACCCGGACGACCAGCTCAGCATCCACACCTACGAGGGCACCCATATCGACCGGCCCCCCGTCCACCCGGTGGACGGCCTGCGGCCGCACGAGGCGGACGCGCTGGTCGACCAGTTGTGCGAACTGGCCCGGGTGGACCATGTGTTGATCGACCCGCAGGCCGGGCACGTCGACTTCTGCGAGTGGCTGAAGGAACAGCTGGTCGGTCTGGTCCGGGACCTGCCGAAGAAGTCGCTGCAACTGGCCCGCACGCTGGGGCTGCCCGACGAGCAGCGCCTTCGGGAAATCCTTTTCCGCCACCGGGTGAGCCGTCGCGCGCCGGCGCTGCTGCACGGCGACCTCAACCCCTGGAACCTGGTGCGCCGCGACGACGCCTTGGCGCTGACGATCATCGACTGGGAGATGGCCCTGGTCGGCGATCCGCTCTACGACCTGGTCCGGCACATGCACCTGACCCCCACGAGACCGGAGATCAGGGAACGGATGTTCCTGCGGTGGCAACGGCAGCTGGCACCGGAGTACACCAGGGACTCGGAGAAGGACTGGACCGTATACCGCCGGATCGAGGTCATCCGTTCTGCGTACATCGATCTCGACCGTCTCGCGACAGGGTCGGGCCTGGACGCCCCCAACGTCCGCCGGGCCGTCAACTCCTACGCCGACACCCTCGCGACCGCCATCGCTTCCCTCGGCCTCTCTCTCCCGGCGGCCGCGAACCCCTATCTTGCCCGGGCCCTGGCCTAG